CCAGAGCTTTTTTTgttgcagggctggcagctgtctGCATGTCTCTCTGCTCCAGCCAAGCGCTGCAAAGAGACATCTCTCAAGTGCTGGCAAGAGAGCTCAAAGGGATTCCAGCAGGCAGAGGAGATCCCCTGCCAGGCTAAAGGACTGAGGGAAAAGGAATTGCTGGGctatttaatccttttttttcatgtctATATAAAGGACAGCAGGAAGTACGTGACCCCaaaggaaagaattttctaTCAAAAAATAGCACCATTCTTTCTGTAAGCCTTTCTGTGCTCTCAGAAAGAAGTAACTTTTGCTTCTTGAAGGGATCAGAAGGAGTCTGCCAGGGTgacaaaagaaaaggagaagttAACCTCCTGACAGTGATAATAGGTTAAGCCAGTATGAAGGAAGCTTATACTGCAAAGATCTTCTAGGACTGAGAAGAAAATTGTCTTTGGTTCAACAAAAGAGGAAATGCAACACCAGAGGATTAAGAAGAGAAGGAACACAGTAAAAATGAGAATCCAGAGAGACGCCCCTTTACAGCAGCATTTTGAATAAACAAAGCTGCAGGGGTCACAGCGAGAGACAGGACATGACTAAGTCATACAGGCAGAGAGAACTGTTAGTAGGCCTGTGCTACAAGCAGTAAGACTTCAACACAATCGAgtggaaataaaaagagaggGAACATGAAAACATGAGTCATGGATGATATTCAAGACTATTTGTCAATAGAAGCATCCAGGGCACAATATCTAGACAgtcaaaaactgaaaaaaacacagatgGAAGCCTagcacattcccagcagcacaAGAAAGAGGAGCCAGCACTAAAGATTCAAAAAGCAAAAGTGAAGAAGAAATGGGAAAGGGCGATTTTTTTGGAAGTGCACTGGGCTTTTTTTAAGTGTTTACTGGATTTGGGAAGAAGAATGAAACTTTCTAAAGCAGTCCATCAGTCAGAGCCAATGATGAAACACAGGCCTTTATGTCTAAGTTGTTAAGTGGAGATATGCATGTGATATCTGGCTGATGGAGGCAGGATTGAGCCATACTGAAGGAGATGTAGGATGAGAGCAGTTTTGAACAGCATGTTTGGAGAGGATAGAGATGACAGGAATAAAACAGATGAAGTGATAGGTACAGGAAGGGAATCCAATGGGTGTTTTTATGACAGGGATGATTTCAACTACCTACCTTTATTTGAGAGGAAACTTAAGGACTTTgagaaatagaaaggaaaaaaggcaggaTGCAGTAGACACATGGGATAGGAGGGGAAGGGATAacaagagaggaagagaaacaaTGAAATCAACAGTTGTGTGACAGCAGACCAAgaagaaaatatggaaaaggTCAATGATACAAGTaattaattctgtattttaactttggagtttttttctgtagaaaaaaaatgcgGTAGTTGCAGTAGAGCCTGTTTTTTCAAAGGAGAAAGACACAGTGAAGTCCAAATGAAGAAAGTAATGTTTTCTGTAGGAGAAAAACTGGATGTAGATCTATGACTGAAGTAAAAAGATGAGGACATAGTGATAGTCAGCTAAAATGTCAGATTAAGTATCATCAGAGAAAAGTAGCTCAAGGGTGAACATGTGCATGCAGAAGTGATAATCACTGCCCCATAGTCAGCATCTTATCTATAACCAGTTAGCCTTTTTCATAACAGCAGTGCAACTGATGTCcaaaaattattcagaaagcTTCTTAGACATGCTCATTTCAGCcagggtagagttaattttcttcactggctagtatggggctgtgttttggatttgtgctgtaCACAGTGCTGATAATGCAGGaatgtttttgttgtttctgagcagggcttacagaGAGCCAAGGCCTCCTCTGCTTTTCCTACTGCCACACTGGCAAGGGGGCTCAGGGTCCATGGGACTTTGGGAGGTGACACAGCCAGAGCAGTTGACCCCAACTGACTGAGGGGACATTCCAGACCATTTGACATCATGTATGTAAAGTggggggaagaaagaggaaggaggTGACATattggagtgatggcatttgtcttcccaaatgTAGTGGGTTGAGCTTGGCTGGGTGCCAGAGCCCCCCAAGCCACTCTATCACTCActctagcagcttctcacagaagtcaCCCCTGTAGCCCCTCTGCTAACAAAGCTTGGCCATGCAAACGCAATGCACCAGGTAGCTGTTATGTGTGAAAGGGTCCTTCTCTCCTGGGATGGCTGAaaacctgcctgcccatgggaagcagtgaattaactccttgttttgctttgtctgTGAGcgcagcttttgctttccctattaaactgtctttatctcaacccatgagttttctagcttttacccttctgattctctctcCCAAGCCTGCTGTTGGAGCAGGGAGCCAGCGGCCACGTGGGGCTAGGTTGCTGGCTGGGGTGAAAGTATGACATCAGATCAGTGTGGTCATGCAATAAACAAACAGCTCTCAAAAAACTAGATGAAccaagaaagaggaagaaaaaaacaacccaaaaaccccacaactaCCCCCCCTCAGGGTGTAGCTGATTATAACTTTTTCCACTCCAGAaagtacattttattttcaatttccaGTCTCACAATATACCTACCTCCTTCCTTGTGCTCAAAATTTACAAAGCTTTAGCTTGTCAGCTCTGGGAATTCTCTGACTTTTCTCTGAATATTAGTTACATAATAGCTTGAGCTAAGCAATCAAAGCAGTGATAGGTCAAAAGGAAGATTTGCCTCAGGTGATGCAGGAAGTTGATGGCAGAGCTTGAAGCTGAATACACATTTCTCTGCTATTCCGACAGCACAAAAACCAATAGAGCCTCCTTGACTGTTTGGATTTTGTTGTCTTCTTTCCAAAGAAGCACTGTTTCTGAAGCCAAAGCCACAAAATCCAATGGCATTGAAAGAGCTAATAAGCCAAAGAAGTATCCCCAAATGGCACTGTTTTCTAGCTCTCAATGGCACTTCCATGATGTTACTAATAAATTATATATCTTACAATCAATATTTTCTACATGCATACTGTACTTTGTGTCACTTCAGCTGTCTGTGAATGTGTACAGTTCTTGAGATACTAAGAGGAGCGTGTTAAGCCTTGGATTTTACACTCCTCATCTTCAAAATAGTTAGTTCCAAAAATGCCACAGCTTTTTGGTACTGACATTTCTAGTTACAAAAGACAGACTTGAAAGTCATTGTTCAATCCCTTTGTTTTGTCGGACTAAAAGACAGCTACTGGAAATTTTAGGTGGTAAGAGGTGGCAACAACAAATACAGCACTGAATTTTAGAGGGATGAATTCAACTTTTTTTGACATTGCAGAACAGTGTAACATTTACTTGTCAACAGTGCAGAATGCAGTAAATAGACTAAGCAAGGAACTAAGAGGGCCGGGACTCCAAGGCCCACTCTTCTGAGGTGACAGCAGTGATTGAGATGACACATCCTACACTTCAAATTGCATTCTTCAGGTTCTTTAGGGGTTATGATTTATCTGTGACTGATTAGGGAATGGGCTAGGCATCATGGCATTACTCTTCTCCATGCCATGATATTCTCAGAAATGtccagatttttctcctgtgagTTTATCTGGTATCAGCTCATTGAGAAAATGCCTTCAGAACTGAACATGAAGAATCAAGCATTTAAGATCTGAAAAACTGTGAAATAGgcatttaattaataaaaaggaTGGTTATGAGTTATACTGATATTCATTATTATTTGCATTATCAGAGTCTAGGCAATGCTGCTTATAAAGATGATGCTTTCATGGTACTTGTAATAAAGGAGCAAAAAGATGTTTCTATCCCTGGAAATTTATCGTTTATGACAATTGATAGCTGATGGATCCTGActgacagagaaaagaaaggcatTAATAAAAGAATTATGATTAGCACAAGAGTAACATCCCATCTCAGCTGTGTGAAGTTCCTATAGCCATGAGGAATGACTGCTCAAAAGCAATTACAGTGAAATTTTATAAGCCAGAGGCAAAGCTGTATGTATGTTGAATGCCCATTTCTCTTTAAAGAAGCTCATCAGAAACTGCTTtgctaaagaaaaatgtttattaaagTTGCTTTTCATACAGAAGTCATGGGGAACACTGTGAGGACATGGGTCTGTCATGAGTTAAGGCTCGTCATAATGAATTACAAATTATATTCTGATTTTGACATTAAATTAGCACAGTTTCTTTGGATTATTTCTCTGAGCGCTCCAAAGAGACATATTACGAACTTATAATAATTGCTCACTGGTCTTTTATCAAAACTTAGGCACACACCTTTGCCACTGAAAAATTAGACTGGGCTCTGCTTAGGAACTACCTGGTGCAACAAAATAGCCTAATATGCAATTTCTATAAGCAGCCTTAACCAAAGCATAAATAAGATAAAAATTGTGACGAGTTAAGATCTTGGGGACTGCTCTCAATTTCCTGTCAACACTTCCtttaggttttgtttgtttgtttgtttgttttttgcaaGGCCACAGGCTGCTCTCCTCCATATAAAACTGCTTTAACTGCTTTCCTCAGGGTAGGAATTGGTTATGATGGCACATATTAGTACACATGTTAGTTCCCACAAGGGCCTAGATCTGAAATGATGCAAACTCATGGTGACTTCTTCTACTCGTTTATTTCTAGAAGAAAGGTCAGACGACCAGCCCAAATCGGTGTTTCTACACTTTCACTCCAACGGAGCCGCAGTGAGGGCACGTGGCCGCTGCTCTCACGGCTGACATTCTCACGGTCCCGTTCATCGGACCTCGGGCACCCCGGGGCTCCGGCTGGGAGCCGCTCCGGGGAGCAGTCGGCACCCCCGGCCGGGGCTCCCGGgaggcgcccggccccgccgcatCTCTCTAGGCCCAGGCCGGCCTGGCGAGCACCGCTCCCGGGGCCACCGGCGGCGCCTGCACCCCCGAGCCGCCCCAGGGAATCACGGTGGGCGCGGCGGGGAGAAGCGAGCGGGCTCCACAGCGGGAGTGGAACGGAGCCGAGCGGAGATGGCCCGGCCGGGtcccgcccgcccccggccgcgcCACCGCCTCTTCCTGTCATGGCCGCGGCCGGGCAgcgggagcgcggcggggcggcgcgggccAGCGCCTTCGGCTGCTGAgcgccccgcgggcggcgcggAGCGGAACGGGCCCAGCCCGGAGCCGGAGGCAGGAGGTGACTGAGGGGCATCGTGCGGGCAGGGCCTGCCGGGGGCTGCCCCAAGGAGCGGCAGCCCCGCGGCGGCGGGACGGGAAGTGCGGGCGCTCGGGGCTGGCGGGGTCCGGTACCGGCAGCCGCTTATTTGGGTGTCCCGGCGCGGGTTTTCGTCGTGTGCACCCCGGGAACGAGCCATCCCCGTGGGAAGAACTATTGCGGACAGGGCTGGTCCCGGCGTGCTCCTTGGCAGCACCTTTCTAAGTTGTAGGAACCACGACAGGCGTTTGTCCCGCAGCGAGGGTGAGCACGGTAGCACTGCCCGGGAGGGTAAATTCACGCCCTCCCCAGTGTACCGCAGTCTGTCCATGCTCTCGCATCCCGAGGATGCCCAGTGCTGGGAAGTGTGGGTGAGTGATGTGCAGCACCCATCAGGCCCTAAACACCTGGTGAAACAGGTGCCCGCGTAAACATCAGGCCCGCGTAGCAAGGCACCAGATAAGCAGGCTCTggtggctgcaggcaggagagccTGTTCTGACTTTACCTCACGGTAAGTCTTCAAAAGATTAGTTTCCACGGAGTTACGTAACAAAATAGCAAATCCACCGTGGCTGTCTCATGATAACAAGTCGTTTGCTTTTGTGACTGGGAAGATAAAACCTAAATTTCATGAGCCCCACAGAGATACCTGTAATGCATCAATCAATTGGCTTTTGGCAAGACAAatccaggggaggaggaaggaaaatcaTGTAAcgttccttttgttttccttgtagATACCAGTGAAGTACCTGCTGTCCACCACTTTCTTCATTTAACTTCCCCTTGGGGTCAGCTGCTTGTCAGCATGCCTTCAACCAAGAGCACCTCAAAACTTTTCCTGGTCCTCGTGtcactgctgctggtgctgccagtTGTTGAAGCCCTGGACACAGGAGATACCATTGCCTTCCTCCTAGGCCTCGCTGTCAGTGTTGTCGGATTCTGCGCCTGCCTTGGCTTGTACGCAAGGAGAAGGAATGGGCAGCAGTGACTTCAAGAAAATGCTCAGATGAAGTGAATTTCCGAGCACAGCTTGGGGCTGGGTGTAAGACTGAGCTTTGGTTCTGGATAACTTCTAAAAAATATGTAGCAGATATTTTTGCAAACCCCTCTTACTGTTCAGTACAACAGAGTCAAGACTGTACAAGAATGTGCTAATAAAAGGGATTTGTACAATCTGTCCTCATTacaaaaagataattttatatTGTTTGTGATTAAATATTGCCTTAGAGAAGGGTAAAAACTTTTTGAATGGGGAAGTAAAACTATAAAGTGGCTCACAGTAAAAGTTTATAAATTTAGCATGTGAGGGAGGCCATCAGCAAGTTCCATAATTTTGGTTTCAATGTTTAATCAGGAGGAACCAGCTATTAATCTTCCAGTCAAGATAACAAGAGTTTTGAAATTAGTCTTAACTAGCTAGCTAGTGGGCAGAATGCTCTAACTTGTGTGCTTGCGCTCACGTTCTCTGTAATGACAGTTAGCACCTAACAGCTCACTTCTGCTGTCACATGGATGAAACTTAGGAAAACTAAG
This portion of the Anomalospiza imberbis isolate Cuckoo-Finch-1a 21T00152 chromosome 5, ASM3175350v1, whole genome shotgun sequence genome encodes:
- the SMIM30 gene encoding small integral membrane protein 30, whose translation is MPSTKSTSKLFLVLVSLLLVLPVVEALDTGDTIAFLLGLAVSVVGFCACLGLYARRRNGQQ